In the Candidatus Delongbacteria bacterium genome, CCTTCAGGACTTCCGCGCCCCGGGCCTGCTCGGCCACGCGGGCCACGAAGTCCCGCGTCACCTGGACACCGACGTCCGCCTCCAGCAGGGCGCGACGGATCTCCCGCGTGGCGTCTTCGATGTTGCTCTCGGAAATCTTCGCCTGCCCTTTCAGGCTGCGCAGAATCCCGTCGAAGCGCTCCTGCAGAGCGTCCAGCATGCCCAGTTCTCCGAAAACGGAAACCCGAGAGTCTAGCATTGGAGAGCTGGAGATTCAAGGAAGGCGGGGAGAAAAGGCCGGCGCTCGTCCCTGGCCGCGGTCCCGCCCGGGTGTCCGAAGCGCCCATCCGGCTTGGAATCCCCGCCGTGCCGTTCGGACTTTCATCCAGTTCAACCATCGACTTCACGATTTCCAGATAGTTCAAGGAAATCTCTTCACGAAATCAGAAAAAGTCCCCCACCTGTTCGTTTTCTGGAGTGGGGCGAAAACTCCTCACTCCACGCTCCGCAAGGTGCCCGCCGGGTCCAGGCTGACGTGTTCTCCGCGCCGCAGGGTGCGCCCCTGGAATTGGACCGTGCGCGCCACGCGGGCCCGGGCCAGCCCGCCGTCGGGGTGGAAGCAGGTGCGTCCGCCGCCGCCGAAGACCTCGGTCCAGAAGGTGCCCCGGTCGCAGGGGATGCCCTGGATCCACTCCACCCGGGCCAGCCCGGCGCTCATCAGACGCCCGTCGGGATGGAACTCGGTCATCCAGTCGTGGCCGCCGCCCTGGCAGAGATGGCCCTCGAGCAGCCCGTCCGCCGGCAGGATGCACCAGTCGGGCGTGCCGTCCGGCCGCAGGTGCAGCAGGGTGCGCTCCGGCAGGCGGGCCCGCCCCAGTTCCACCGGCTCCGCCAGGGTGCCGGCCTCCAGCGCGCCGTCCGGATAGAATTCGGCCCGGCCCAGCAGGTGGAGACCCTGCACGCGGGTGGGTTCCACGAAGACGCGCTCCACGCCTCCGCCCGCCGGGCCGGCGAGCGCCGTCAACACCGTCAACCCCAGTCCCAGCCCCATTCCCAGCAGTCCGCTCGATCTGCGCATGTCTCCTCCAGAATCAGGGATGAAACGCGTCCCGCGACCCGCCTTCCGCCTCATCCGGCTGGAAGTGCCGGTCCGTGCCCTGCTTGTAGCCTGGGAAGCCGCGCCGCGCCAGGATGTCCAGCAGGGGATTGCTCCAGCCGTTCAAGAAGGCGTAGGAGACATTGTCCTCCCGGTGATGACGGGCGTGTTCGCGCCGCGGGAGCAGCAGTCCGGCGGCGGCCAGAGAGCGCGCCCAGCGGGCGCCGGAGTTGTGACACAAATAGTGGCTGACCTCGGCCACTGAGGACAACAGGCCCACCCAGGCCCAGAGGCGCAGGCCCGCCGGGCCCAGCGGGTCGGCGAGGGCCAGGCCCAGCGCCAGGAAGGGCGGCAGCCAGAGCTTGAACCCGCTCTCGTGGACGTAGACGCGCCAGAGGGGCTGGTCCTGGTAGCGCGGCGTGCGGTGGTGCAGGTGGAAGGCCGCCGTCAACGGGCCGAAGAAGCCCGTGTAGCGCTGGTGGTGATCCATGATCAGGTGTACGAGGCCGCCCAGCAGGTCCGCCAGCAGCCAGGCCGCCGCCAGCAGCAAGAGGCCTGCCGGCCAGCCCACGGGCCGCTGGAGGCTAAGCCCCATGAGCGCCGCCTGCCCGGCCAGCACGGCCCCGGAGACGGCCCAGCCCAGCAGCCGGTAGACCGGCCGGCTCTCCAGCCGCGCCAGGGCGGCGCGGAACTCGCGCTGTTTTTGCTGCAGGTCCTCCGGCACCATCCTTCCGCCTTTCCGCCGCGGCGCGCGGCGGCACAATGTCCGCTTTCCCGGCGGAATTCGCCCGCCGCCGCGAACCTCGCCCCGGCCGGTTTGGGCCGCCTGTCCGAAACAAACACTTTGGCTGACACGGCCTGCAGAGGCCCACCAAGGCAAGGAGCACGGGCATGAGCGCCGATCGAACATCCCTGACCCGCTTCGCCTGGCTCTCCATCGCGGCGGCGCTGGCCACCATCGCCATCAAGACCCTGGCCTGGCAGTTGACCGGTTCCGTGGGTCTGCTCTCGGATGCGCTGGAATCGCTGGTCAACCTGGCCGGGGGCATCTTCGCCCTGCTGATGCTCAAACTGGCCGCGCTCCCGCCGGACGAGCACCACGACTTCGGGCACAGCAAGGCCGAGTACTTCGCCAGCGGCGCCGAGGGGGCGCTGATCGTCGGAGCCGCGCTGGCCATCGCCTGGGCCGCCGTCAGGCGCCTGCTGCACCCGGCGGACCTGGAGAGCGTGGGCGCCGGTCTGCTGGTTTCGGCGGGCGCCAGCATCATCAACCTGCTGGTGGCGCGCGTGCTGCTCAAAGCGGGCCGCGAGCACGCCTCCATCACGCTGGAGGCGGACGGCAAGCACCTGATGACCGACGTCTGGACCTCCGCCGGCGTGATCGTCGGCGTGGGGGCCGTGGCCCTGACGGGCTGGCGCGTGCTGGACCCGCTGCTGGCGCTGGCCGTGGCGGCCAACATCGTCTGGACGGGCTACAAGCTGCTCCACACCTCGGCCTTGGGACTGATGGACACGGTGATTCCCGCCGAGGAGCGCCAGCGGATCCTGGACGTGCTGGCTGTCTACGAGGCCCAGGACATCCAGTTCCACGCGCTGCTGACACGCCAGGCCGCCGGGCGGCGCTTCATCAGCGTGCACGTGCTGGTGCCGGGGGAGTGGTCCGTGGCCCGGGGCCACGTGCTGGTGGAGGAGATCGAGGCCGCCATCCGCGCCGTGCTGCGCGGCTCGACGGTTTTCACGCACCTGGAGCCGCTGGAGGACCCGGTGTCCTTCCACGATCAGCAGCTGGATCGCTGAGGCACGTTCGCGCCGGGATGGGGGTGAGGCCATGTTGAGCTCACCAACCAGCGCCGAGTCTGGCACGTAGTCATGTATCGTTGACTTCGACCTGCAGGTCCCCTGCCCGACCCTCAATCGTCAGCCGCCCGGGTGCCAGAGCCGCTCGCCAGCGGGAGCCGCGGCGCGGGCCATCACGAAGAGCAGGTCGGAGAGCCGGTTGAGGTAGACGCCCACCAGCGGGTTCAGGTCCCCGTCGGCGAGGGTGCCCCCGGCCAACTGGTAGAAGGCGCGCTCCGCCCGGCGGCAGACCGTGCGGGCGTGATGCAGCTGGCAGGTGGCCGGCGAGCCGGCGGGCAGCACGAAACTCTCCAGCGCCGGCAGATCCGCGTTCCAGGCCGCGATCCAGTCCTCCAGGCGCTCCACGTGGGCGGCGGGGATCCGCAGCCGCTCCCCGGCGGCGCCGGGCACGCAGAGATCGGCGCCCAGATCGAACAGGTCGTTCTGCAGGCGGCCCAGCTGGCCGCGCAGGGCCAGGTTGCGCGCCGTGTCCAGCGCCGAGTCGCGTTCCAGCTCCATCAGGGCCAGTCCGAGTACGGCGTTGAGTTCGTCCACGTCGCCGTAGGCCGCCACGCGCGCCTCGTGCTTGGGCACGCGGCGGCCGTCCCCCAGGCTGGTCTGGCCGCTGTCGCCGCCCTTGGTGGTGATCCGATTCAGCTTGACCATGCTCGTCCGCCCGTTGATTAGCGCAGCAACAGGATCTTCTCGCTCAGCGCGCCGCCGGCCGGACCGGACTGGGCGCGCCACTCCACCCGCAGCAGATAGACGCCGCTGGCCAGAGCTCCGCCGTCCACGGAGGCGCTGAAAGCACCCGCGCTCACGGCCCGCCAGGGTTCCTGGAGCACGGTCTGCCCCAGCAGGTTGACCAGGCTCCAGCGCACGCGCGCCGCCTCCGGCAGCTCCAGGCGCAGCCGGGTCGCCGGGTTGAAGGGATTGGGATGCACGTCCAGGCGCGCGGCGGGCCGGACGGAGGGCTCGGCCACGGCCGTCTGGGAGGCCAGCGGAGTGAACAGCAGGGAACAGCCGTCGGTGAGCGGCTGGGCCGCCGGCGCGTAGCTGTTGTTGCACACGTACTGCAGGCCGCCGCTCTCCTGGGGATTCTCCAGCCCCACCGTCACGCCGTTGTCGCCGTTGTTGGCGGCCATGTCGTGGAAGTGGAGCAGGAGCTCGCCGTCCCCCGTGGGCGTGGGCCAGAGCGCCGGGTCGCGCAGGATCAGCTGCACGTCCACATTCGAGCTGCCGCCCGCCGGGCGGAAGTGATTCCATTCCACCAGGAAAAGTCCTTCCGCGGGCCGGCCCTCCGTGTAGAGGTGGCCGTAGGGTGGATTGCCGTTGGAGGAGTTCACCAAATCCGTCCAGTAGGCCGCCACCATGGCCGCGGGGCCCTGGGCGGCGGGAATGGGCGTGTTGATGGCCGTCCAGTGGTTGTGGTGGTCGCCGAAGGCCAACCAGCCGTTGCTGCAGACGGTGACCTGGAGGTAGTCCTGGCCGTAGTAGCGGAAGGGGAAGGGCAGGTCCAGCACCTGGGAGGCGCCGTCGATGATCTCGCCCCAGGGATCGTACCAGTCGACGAGCTCCACCTCCTGGCCCGTGGCGGCGATGCTGACCCACTCGTGCAGCGGAGCCTGGGCACCCTCGTCGCCGGAGTGCCAGGCCAGGTAGCCGCCGGCGTCGGGCCCCAGCGGATCCAGCGGGCCGGCCGCGCCGATGGGCAGCTGGACGTGCAGCAGGGCCAGGGGCGCGTTCAGATGCGGATCGTCCGCCGCGGCCCAGATCCCCAGCTCGAAGGGCACCACGCTGCCGGGCAGCAGCTCGGGTTCCACGCGGATCCGCAGGTCCTCCAGCCAGCGGCTGCTGTCCGGTTCGATGTGGACCAGGGAATTCTCGGCCTGGGTCACGCGCACCTGGTCGTGCAGGCTGCCCAGCCGGATCCGCAGAGAATCGCCGGCGGGCAGGCCCAAGGCCAGCAGGCGCAGGCGCAGCGCGCCCTGGTAGCCGGGCACCAGATCGTGGCCGTCGCCCGCGCTCTCCACCACCAGGAAACCAGGCTGGGCCACCTCCACGCTCAGGATCGCCAGCAGAGCGCCGTCCAGGCGCAGGTTGAGGGAAAGGGGCTCGCCGTAGGGCAATAGGTGGCCCAGGCGCAGGGAGAGGCCCGGGACCGCCAGGCTCTGGCCTGGCGCGCTGGCCTCCAGCCACAGGCTGTCGCTCAGCAGCTCCACAGTCTCCGGCGGCGCCTCCAGCGTCAGCAGGCGGCCGGCGGGCGCGCCTGTCAGGCCCTGCTCCTGCAGTTCCAGCTGCAGGCTCAAAGTCTCGCCGGGCCGGGCCAGGCCGTCTTCGGGTTCGGCGCCCGTCAGGCTCCAAGCGCTCAGGCGCAGGTCGCTGTCGGCCGCCCCCGCGGGAATCTCCCGCCGCAGGGGCAGCAGGTCCGGACCGCTCAGGGTCAGGGTCCAGGCGCCGGCCTCCAGACCCGCGCCGCTGAAGCGCAGGCGGCCGGACTCGTCCGCCAGGGCGGTGAGCGCCCGGTCCGTCTCCGCGTGATACAGGCAGCCGCGCAGGCCCGCCAGGGGCTGGCCATCCAGCGCCGCCACCTGCAGCTCCAGCAGTTCCAACCCGACGGGCAGGCTCGCGGGGGTCACGCAACTCAATTCGCGCGGCGCGCGGGTCCGCAGTTCCAGCCCCGGGTCGCCCAGCAGGTTGTAGCAGTGGAAGTAGAAGGGCACGTTGTAGCCCGTGGCGCCCCAGTTGCGCGCGTTGGGGTAGGCGCCCCACAACTCCAGTTTGCCCCGGTCCATCAGCGCGCCCAGGGTGCGCAGACCCTCCCGCGCCAGGCCGAAGTAGATCCCCTCGTCGATGCAGTTGTTCCACTCGGTGTGGGTGTCCTCCTCGGAGGGTCCCACGAAGCCGATGGCCCCGGTGGGCTCCTGCTGGGTGCCGGCGCGCAGGAAGCCCTCGCCCAGGCAGGGGTCGTCGTCCACGGAGGCGAAGTCCCCGCCGCCGCAGACGATGGAGGTGACGTAGGGCCAGCGCCCCACGTTGGTCAAGTCGTCCATCTGGTCCACGCCGAAGAGCGGGCCATACCACTGGTGGCGGAAGCCGAAGCCGCGGTAGTTGATCAGGCTCAGGCCGGAATTGATGCGCTGGGTCACCACCGCCGGGTTGACGGGATTCTGCCAGTAGTGGTTGTGGATGGTGTCCACCCGGGCGTAGCCCGCCTCCTGCATCAGCAGGTCGCGGATGGCCAGTTTCACCTCGCGCCGGCTGGGCGCCTGGGCCACGTCGTAGATCATCAGGCCCGTGCCGAACCATTGCGTGCCCAGGCCCGTGAAGGGCGCGGCCTCGTAGTCCACGCTGCGCCGCACCATTTTGGCCAGGTCATTGGCCGTGTCCACGGAAAAGCGTCCCACCAGCACGTCGGCGAAGTAGTCGTCGCCCTCCAGCAGGGAGAACAGGTGATCGCTGACGATACAGTAGCTGGTCCCGCAGCGCGAGCCCCACTGGCTCTCGCTGTAGCTCCCGCCGCCGATGAAGCCCGCGTCCAGGTTGTAGTCCACCTCGCTGCCGCTGGGGTAGCGGTCCACGTCGCCCACCAGCAGCAGATAGTCGAAGGGGTTGGCGTCGAATTCCTCCTGGACGGCCTGCCGCAGCCGCGTGTAGCTGGTGCCGGGCCCGTCCAGCTCGCCCTCGCTGATCACGCGCAGCTCGTGGCCCATCTCGCGCTTCCAGCGGATCCAGTCCGCCAGCCCGGGCAGCGCGGCGTCGGAGCTCAGCACCAGGTAGGAGCCGGGCAGCGCGGGTTCGGCGATGCGCTCGGGCCGGTCCAGCCAGGGGCTGTCCGCGTTCAGCACGCCGGAGCGCACCAGCCGCCGGCCTTCGCCACCCGCCGACCGGAGGGCGGGCAGGGGCCGCGCGCCGCGCTCCCAGGTGATGCGCAGCCGCAGCCGGCGCAGGGCCTCCAGCTCGCCCCGCTCCCTGTCCCAGCGCACGGGGAAGATGTCCAGCCCCAGCACGCGCACGCCCTGCCAGAGGGCGCTCTCACCCAGGCCCGCCCACGGGGCCGTGCCGCCGGTCCCGTCCGTCGGCGTCAGGGGCAACATCGGCGGGGAGGGCGAATCGGGCCGGTCGGAGCCCGAGCTCAAGCGGGGGGCGGGCCGCAGGTCCCGGCGCCGCACTGTCTCCAGCTCCAGGATCTCCAGCCGTGCTGCGGCGTCGCCGGGGGTGGCCAGCAGCCGGCTGACGGCGGGCAGCGCCGGCTCGCCAGGCAGTCCGGCCAGGGCCTCGCCGGGCAGGATGAGTTCCACGCCGCCGTCCCGCTCCGCCAGTTCCAGCCAGTGCAGGGTCAGCTCCAGTTCCAGCCCCTGTTCATCCTGGCCGAGCAGGCGCAGTTCCAGCGCCGGGGCGGCCGTCGGAACGGGATCCAGCAATTGCCAGCGCGGGGCGGCCGCGGCCAAGGTCCGAGATAGGCCCAGGCAGAGGATGGTCAACAGGAGGGAACGCAGACAAGACGCCGCGCCGGGTTTGCCGGGAAATCGCTTCATGCTGACCTTTCCGCACTGCTGTGCATGACTGGGATGGCCTGCCAAGCCGGGCCATTTTCGTGCCAACCGGACTCCCCCTGCCGACTCGCCCCGTGCGGCCAGCGGCCGGGCATCCGCCAAGCCAGCCGTGAAGGCTGGTTCAGACTGGACGCCGGGTCGGCCACGGGTCCTGTCCATCGGCCAGCGGGTCGATGGGCCGTCCTGCCGGACTTCAGCCAAGATGGGAGGGAAATTCCGGATCCGCCGACAGGATGTCAGGGATTCCTAACAAATCGGCCAGCTCCGACCCCCGGCCCTAGGCGAGAAATCCATCCGCCATCAGGCGCAGCCACGCATGCGAATGTGTATGATCGTGGGACAACCACTGGGTCAAGGCCCAGGTCAACACCAGTCCGGCCAGGATCGCAAGTAATTGAACGGCCGAGGCCCGGGCACTGGTGCTCTTGCGCAGTTCCGGGATCAGGTCGGAACCGGCGATGTACAAGAAACCCCCGGCGGTCAGCGGCAGGATCTGCGCCTGGATCCCGGTCACCCGGGGCCCCAGAGTCAGCACCAGCAGTACGCCCAACAGGGCCGTCAGCCCACTGATGAAGTTGAGCAGCAATGCTTTTTTCACCGTTAGCCCGCCCCAGACCAGGGTGCCGAAGTCACCGATCTCCTGGGGAATCTCGTGCACCAGCACGGCCACCGTGGTGGTGATCCCCGTGGGCACGCTGACCAGATAGGCCGCGCCGATGAGCACGCCGTCGATGAAGTTGTGCAGCCCGTCGCCCACGAAGTTCATGAAGACCACGGGATGGGGATGATCTTGCGAGGCAGGCACATGACAGTGCCGCCAGTGGATGAATTTCTCCAGCACGAAGAAGAGTAGCAGGCCCGCCAGGGTCCAGATGGCCACCTGGTGACCGCCGCCCTGGCGCTCGTAGGCTTCGGGCAGCAGGTGAAAAAACGTGCTGCCGAACAAGGTGCCCACGGACAGGCTCACCAGCACGAGCAGCAGGCGCTGCAGGCGCCCGATGCCCAGACCCAGAGTCATCACCCCGACCAAGGAGACGGCCGAAACTCCCAGGACGCTGCCAATTGCATACAGCCAAGTCAAAATGCGAGGTCTCCGAAAATTTGTTTCGCCAGGGTGGCAGGCCATGGTACGATTCTTGCTTTCGCTTACCAACTTTGTCGCGCTTTGAACCACACACATCTGCTCACGCCCGGAACCGGGGCGGAGAGCCAATTCAGCCGGAGTGGAGAATGAGTAGAACGACCCGCCTTGGCTGGCACTCCCGTGTCCTGATCCTGTCAGCCGCCCTGCTTGCAACCGCCGCTCCCCAGGGGGCCTTGGCGGGTTTGCAAGCCCACAGCACGCAACGCGACGGTTCCCTGATCCTCGAGCTGGACTTCCCCCAGCCGGATCTGAGCCGCGAGCGGGTGGACGGCGTGAGCTGGGATCTGATCGAGATGGCCGGCAGCGGCTGGGTCGGGCAGCCTGGCGCACCCGACTTGCCCGCCTTTCACCAGCTGATCCAGATTCCGGACCGCAGCGGAATCCAGCTCACCATCCTGGACCTGGTGGAGGAGCCCCTGCACGGGCTGCAGCCCATGCCCAACCAGGAGCGCCTGCACACCGAAGTCGAACTGCCGCTGCCCTGGCTGCAGGACGCCGACGTCTATCAGAGCAACGAGGAATTCCCCGGCCGGCTCTTCGAATTGGACCAGCCCGTGCTGCTGCGCGACCGGCGCCTGGTCAACGCGACCTTCTTCCCCGTGCAGGTCAATCCGCTCACCGGCGAAGGCCGGCTGATCCGCCACATGACCGTGCGCGTCAGCTTCGAGGGTGAAAATCTGGTCAACGCGGGCAGCGGCCCGCTGGCCGATCCCACTCCCGTGCTGGGTCGGATGGGCGCCACGGAGATCATCAGCCTGGACCACCCGGACGCCGAGGCCATGGACGTCACGGCCTTCAATCCGGGTTGGCTGCCGGGTCACTATCTGGTCTTCGCCAACGCCACGGCCCTGCAGCAGGCGGGCTTGCAGGACCTGATCGAGTGGAAGCGCCGCCGCGGCCACCGGGTCACCGTGGTCAGCAGCTCGGACATCACCTTCACCACCACGGCCATCCGCACCCGGATCACCCAGGAATACAATTCCGCCGACCCGGTGGATTTCGTGCTGCTGGTGGGGGACACGGACGGCAGCTACGCCCTGCCCGCGGACGGCACGGGGTATGACCACTACTACGCCTGCGTCGCCGGCAACGACGTGCTGGGCGACGTGGCGGTGGGGCGCCTGAGCTGCGAGAACGCCACCCAGCTCAACAGCATCTGCTACAAGATCATCGGCTACGAGAGCGCGCCCTACATGGAGGACGACGCCGAATGGCTGAAGAGCGTCGGCCTGACGGTGGGCTCCAGCCACTGCGCGCTCTCCATGAAGATCCTCAGCCGCAACATCGCCGCGGAGATGGTGGAGCGCTACGGCTACACGGACATCGACACCAACTTCTGCGTGGGCGCGGGCAGCCTGCCCACCTGGTTCGCCTCGGGCATCAGCCACTACAATTACCGCGGCTGGATCGGCATGGACGGCCTGGACCAGACCACCGTGCTCAACCTGGCCCAGGGTCCGCGCACGCCGGTGGCCACCATCTTCACCTGCTCCACGGGCGACTTCTCCAGCGAGGACGACTACAGCGAGAACTTCCTGCGCGCGGGCAGCGTGGCCACCCCGGGCGGCGCCGTGGCGGGCATGGGCTTCGCCACCGCCAGCACGCACACTCGCTACAACAACGTCATCGTGGGCGGCTACTACGCCGGCCTGCTGGAGCACGACCTGCCGGAGATCGGCGCCTGCCTGCTGCAGGGCAAGTTCGAACTCTACCAGACCCTGCCCGCCGGCGACGGCCAGATCGCGAATTTCTCCAACTGGGGCAACCTGATGGGCGACCCGGGCACCTGCCAGTGGCTGGGCGAGCCCGCCCTGCTGGCTCTCGAAGGCGTGCCCGGCTCCTTAAGCCCCGGAGTGGACCACCTCAGCCTGACCGTGACCACGGGCGGCCAGCCGGTGGAGAACGCGGCGGTCTGCGTCTACCAGACCGATGACGCCAACACGATCCTCCTGCAGCACGCCGTGCTCAGCGACGCCGAAGGCCGGGCGACCCTGCCCCTGGACGGTCTGGCCGTGGGCACGCTGCAACTCACCGTCACCAAGAAGCGCCACCTGCCCATCCTGCAGGACCTGCCCGTCAGCCTCAATGCCCAGGACGTGGCGGTGAGCGACGTGACCCTGCCCGGCGGCCTCCTGCCCGGCGCGGCCAACCAGAGTGTGGGTCTGAGCCTGCACAACACGGGCAGCGTCGCCCTGACCGGACTGAGCGTCGCCTTCTCGCTGGACGAGGCCCTGGGCCAGCTGAACGCCCCCGTCCAGACTCCCGCGGACCTGGCGGCAGACGGCACGCTGGTCCTGGACAACATCAGCCTCAGCCCGGTCTCCACGCTCTCCGACGGCGAGTGGGTCCCCGTGCTGCTGCAGGTGGGTTCGGACCAGGGTGACTTCGAGCGCAGCCTGTGGCTGGAAGTGAGCGCGCCCCAGCCCTCCCTGACCGGCACCACCACGCCCGGCGGTCCGCTGAGCCCGGGCCAGACCCGCACGCTGCGGCTGCAGATTCGCAACCTGGGCAGCGTGACGGCCAACGACCTGATGGTGGAACTGGCCAGCGAGAACGCCTACTACGGCCAGGTGGCCAGCCCGCCCCAGTCCGTCGGCGACCTGGCCCCCGACGCCACCGCCAGCGTCGACTTCAGCATCCTGGTGAACACGCTGACCATGATCGGCTACCAGCTACCGCTCTCCCTGACATGGAGCACGGCGGACGGCGCCACGGGCGGCAGCGAGCTGCTGGCCGTGGTGGGCACCCCGGGCGTGGGCGATCCCACCGGGCCCGACGGCTACGGCTACTGGGCCTTCGAGGATGACGATTCCACCTACGACATGGCCCCCGTCTACGCCTGGATTCCCGTCGCCCCCTCCGAAGGCGGCCTGGGCACGGAAGTCCCGCTGACGGACAACGGCGACGAGCAAGACGATTCCCTGCCCGTGGCCCTGCCCTTCCCCTTCACCTACTACGGCGTCACCTACAACGAGGTGATGGTCTGCTCCAACGGCTTCATCTCCTTTGACGACTTCGGCTTCGGCGAAGTGGACTTCCGCAACCACTACATGCCCAGCGGCATGGGTCCTGATGCCATGATCGCCCCCATGTGGGACGACCACATGACCACGGGCACGCCGGGCGTCTGGACCTGGCACGACGCGGTGGAGCATCGCTTCGTGATCAGCTGGCTGGCGCTGCCCGCCAACCAGAGCGGCGGCCCCAACACCTTCCAGCTGGTGCTCTACGATCCGCTCTACTACCCGACCATGACCGGGGACGGTCCCTTCCTGTTCCAGTACCAGGATTTCAACGACACCCAGACCGCCTGGACGGACTTCCCCAACTGCACGGTGGGC is a window encoding:
- a CDS encoding C25 family cysteine peptidase, encoding MSRTTRLGWHSRVLILSAALLATAAPQGALAGLQAHSTQRDGSLILELDFPQPDLSRERVDGVSWDLIEMAGSGWVGQPGAPDLPAFHQLIQIPDRSGIQLTILDLVEEPLHGLQPMPNQERLHTEVELPLPWLQDADVYQSNEEFPGRLFELDQPVLLRDRRLVNATFFPVQVNPLTGEGRLIRHMTVRVSFEGENLVNAGSGPLADPTPVLGRMGATEIISLDHPDAEAMDVTAFNPGWLPGHYLVFANATALQQAGLQDLIEWKRRRGHRVTVVSSSDITFTTTAIRTRITQEYNSADPVDFVLLVGDTDGSYALPADGTGYDHYYACVAGNDVLGDVAVGRLSCENATQLNSICYKIIGYESAPYMEDDAEWLKSVGLTVGSSHCALSMKILSRNIAAEMVERYGYTDIDTNFCVGAGSLPTWFASGISHYNYRGWIGMDGLDQTTVLNLAQGPRTPVATIFTCSTGDFSSEDDYSENFLRAGSVATPGGAVAGMGFATASTHTRYNNVIVGGYYAGLLEHDLPEIGACLLQGKFELYQTLPAGDGQIANFSNWGNLMGDPGTCQWLGEPALLALEGVPGSLSPGVDHLSLTVTTGGQPVENAAVCVYQTDDANTILLQHAVLSDAEGRATLPLDGLAVGTLQLTVTKKRHLPILQDLPVSLNAQDVAVSDVTLPGGLLPGAANQSVGLSLHNTGSVALTGLSVAFSLDEALGQLNAPVQTPADLAADGTLVLDNISLSPVSTLSDGEWVPVLLQVGSDQGDFERSLWLEVSAPQPSLTGTTTPGGPLSPGQTRTLRLQIRNLGSVTANDLMVELASENAYYGQVASPPQSVGDLAPDATASVDFSILVNTLTMIGYQLPLSLTWSTADGATGGSELLAVVGTPGVGDPTGPDGYGYWAFEDDDSTYDMAPVYAWIPVAPSEGGLGTEVPLTDNGDEQDDSLPVALPFPFTYYGVTYNEVMVCSNGFISFDDFGFGEVDFRNHYMPSGMGPDAMIAPMWDDHMTTGTPGVWTWHDAVEHRFVISWLALPANQSGGPNTFQLVLYDPLYYPTMTGDGPFLFQYQDFNDTQTAWTDFPNCTVGIKDETSLRGMTLRNATANAATMHTITDGTAIFFTTSAASSLTPPALSLSDTQVSVAVVSGDVAADSLLIRNEGELPLIWSATLLEDALASRDSGGPDGFGYVWKDNQEDDGPNYAWQAPAGAQTLTFVDHDTATQPLELGYTQFLYGEAFQQVRVSPNGYLGFGADNGSSANVELPSPAAPAYMVAAWWDDLKPEPAHPEQVWWWTNHTDSLIVAWDGVSHFNPFVNGGPVRAQAILKANGEVTIQIASLGGGLYPVNTGGTCGVQGEAGAEGFSFFHNQDASALLPWSVRMEPPAWVIPMGSMSGLVAGGDSSWVSLQFTSVPGFPLPNGTYETGLLFTTNDLSHLQLTLPVSMQVSGNAVAEPTLPGRTELTGAWPNPFNPATRLAFTLAHAGRARLSLYNVLGQEVATLVDGALGAGTHQVSWDASGLASGLYLAVLQADGVRDEQKLMLLK